From a single Flavobacterium sp. genomic region:
- a CDS encoding glycosyltransferase family A protein, whose protein sequence is MKYYIIIPAYNEEAFISLTLQSLIEQTVLPTKIVVVNDNSTDKTSEIVSEFASKFPFITLVNKKSDAIHLPGSKVIQAFHEGEKHIDDHYDIIVKIDADLIFPNNYFETIIKHFKSDEKIGMVGGFCYIEKNGDWLLENLTDKDHIRGALKSYRKATYQQIGGLKPAMGWDTVDELLCKFYNWKVVTDESLHVKHLKLTGASYNKAARYKQGEAFYSLGYGFIITAISSLKLAIRKGKPLLFIDYLMGFWKAKSSGKPLFVTPQQAKFFRNYRWKKMKEKMF, encoded by the coding sequence ATGAAATATTACATTATCATTCCAGCCTACAACGAAGAAGCCTTTATAAGCTTGACTTTGCAATCTTTAATAGAACAAACCGTTTTACCAACAAAAATTGTAGTGGTTAATGATAATTCTACCGATAAAACCTCAGAAATTGTTTCCGAATTTGCTTCCAAATTTCCTTTTATCACTTTAGTGAATAAAAAATCAGATGCGATTCATTTACCTGGCAGTAAAGTCATTCAAGCATTCCATGAAGGCGAAAAACACATCGATGACCATTACGATATTATCGTAAAAATAGATGCTGATTTGATTTTCCCAAACAACTATTTCGAAACCATTATCAAGCATTTCAAATCTGATGAGAAAATTGGAATGGTAGGCGGATTTTGTTACATCGAAAAAAATGGCGATTGGCTTTTAGAAAATCTAACCGATAAAGATCATATTCGTGGAGCCTTAAAATCGTACCGAAAAGCAACCTATCAACAAATTGGCGGATTAAAACCTGCCATGGGTTGGGATACCGTAGATGAATTATTGTGTAAATTCTACAACTGGAAAGTGGTAACCGATGAAAGTTTGCATGTAAAACACCTAAAACTCACAGGAGCCAGTTACAATAAAGCTGCACGTTACAAACAAGGAGAAGCTTTTTACAGTTTGGGTTACGGATTTATCATTACCGCAATTTCGTCATTGAAATTGGCAATACGAAAAGGAAAACCACTTTTATTCATTGATTATTTAATGGGTTTTTGGAAAGCAAAATCATCTGGAAAACCTTTATTTGTAACACCACAGCAAGCTAAATTTTTCAGAAACTACCGATGGAAGAAAATGAAAGAGAAAATGTTTTAA
- a CDS encoding ketoacyl-ACP synthase III yields MNIKITGSGSYIPTKKVTNSDFAQHDFLNEDGTAFNMTNDIIAEKFVEITGILERRYADDNMVNSDMAIIAAKKAIEKSGIDPETLDYIILAHNYGDIKTNTIQSDTVPSLATRVKYGLQIKNPKCVAYDILFGCPGWIEAVIQAQAYIKAGMAKKCLVIGSETLSRVVDKHDRDSMIYSDGAGATIIEATDDEGGILAHESATFSFDEAKFLYFGNSFNKNEDPNIRYIKMYGRKIYEFALSNVPKAMASCLEKSGIAITDVKKILIHQANEKMDEAIINRFYKLYKMETPTGIMPMSIHKLGNSSVATVPTLFDLITNNELEGQILNEGDVIIFASVGAGMNINAIVYQM; encoded by the coding sequence ATGAATATTAAAATAACGGGTTCAGGAAGCTATATTCCAACTAAAAAAGTTACGAATTCTGATTTTGCTCAACATGATTTTTTGAATGAAGACGGCACAGCTTTTAATATGACGAATGATATTATTGCAGAAAAATTTGTTGAAATTACTGGAATTCTTGAAAGACGCTACGCAGATGACAATATGGTCAATTCTGATATGGCAATAATTGCTGCTAAAAAAGCTATCGAAAAATCAGGCATTGATCCTGAAACTTTAGACTATATCATTTTGGCTCACAATTACGGCGACATTAAAACAAATACCATACAATCAGATACAGTTCCCAGTTTAGCCACACGTGTTAAGTATGGATTACAAATTAAAAATCCAAAATGTGTCGCTTATGATATTCTTTTTGGTTGTCCAGGTTGGATAGAAGCTGTTATTCAAGCTCAAGCCTATATTAAAGCTGGAATGGCTAAAAAATGCTTAGTTATTGGTTCCGAAACTTTATCAAGAGTTGTAGATAAGCACGACCGCGACAGCATGATTTACTCTGATGGCGCAGGAGCAACAATTATTGAAGCTACAGATGATGAAGGCGGAATTTTAGCTCACGAATCAGCTACTTTTTCTTTTGATGAAGCTAAATTTTTATATTTTGGAAATTCTTTTAATAAAAATGAAGACCCAAATATTCGCTACATAAAAATGTATGGCAGAAAAATTTACGAATTTGCCCTTTCTAATGTTCCAAAAGCAATGGCTTCTTGCTTAGAGAAAAGCGGAATTGCCATTACCGACGTAAAGAAAATTTTAATTCATCAAGCAAATGAAAAAATGGATGAAGCCATCATCAATCGTTTTTACAAATTATATAAGATGGAAACTCCAACAGGAATTATGCCAATGAGTATTCACAAATTAGGTAATTCAAGTGTAGCAACAGTACCTACATTATTTGACCTAATTACTAATAATGAATTAGAAGGACAAATTTTAAATGAAGGCGATGTCATCATTTTTGCTTCTGTTGGTGCCGGAATGAATATTAATGCTATTGTGTACCAAATGTAA
- a CDS encoding MlaE family ABC transporter permease — MMLIRYLSQIGKYFIMLKEIFNKPTKWSVMKQLILKEIDDLIIDSLGIVSFISFFVGGVVAIQTALNLTNPLIPKFLIGFATRQSVILEFAPTFISIIMAGKMGSFITSSIGTMRVTEQIDALEVMGVNSLNYLVFPKIIALLLYPFVIGLSMFLGVFGGWMAAVYGGFTTSFEFTTGLQTEFIPFHIAYAFIKTIAFALLLATIPSFHGYYMKGGALEVGKASTVSFVWTSVVIILMNFILTQLLLS, encoded by the coding sequence ATGATGCTCATTCGCTACTTATCGCAAATAGGAAAATACTTCATCATGTTGAAAGAAATTTTCAACAAGCCTACTAAATGGTCGGTAATGAAACAATTAATTCTAAAAGAAATTGATGATTTAATCATTGATTCACTTGGAATCGTTTCCTTTATTTCCTTTTTCGTGGGTGGTGTTGTGGCTATTCAAACAGCATTAAACTTAACTAATCCGTTGATTCCTAAATTTTTAATTGGTTTTGCTACAAGACAATCGGTAATTTTAGAATTTGCACCTACTTTTATTTCTATCATTATGGCAGGTAAAATGGGTTCATTCATTACCTCAAGTATTGGAACCATGCGAGTTACTGAACAAATTGACGCCCTTGAAGTAATGGGAGTTAACTCGTTAAACTATTTGGTTTTTCCAAAAATTATCGCCTTACTTTTATATCCATTTGTAATTGGATTAAGTATGTTTTTGGGTGTTTTTGGCGGTTGGATGGCAGCAGTTTATGGCGGTTTTACCACTAGTTTTGAATTCACAACGGGACTTCAAACCGAATTTATTCCGTTTCATATTGCCTATGCATTTATAAAAACAATTGCATTTGCTTTACTTCTAGCAACAATACCTTCTTTTCATGGTTATTATATGAAAGGTGGTGCATTAGAAGTAGGTAAAGCGAGTACAGTTTCTTTCGTTTGGACATCTGTAGTTATTATTTTAATGAACTTTATATTAACCCAACTCTTATTAAGCTAA
- a CDS encoding ABC transporter ATP-binding protein, producing MIEVKNIVKKFGEQTVLKGVSTRFEAGMTNLIIGQSGSGKTVFLKSLLGLHTPDSGTISFDGRIYSELSNDEKRTLRTEIGMVFQGSALFDGMTVEENIGFPLKMFSNKSAKEIKERVDFVIDRVHLVNAHHKRPSEISGGMQKRVAIARAIVNNPKYLFCDEPNSGLDPKTAIVIDNLIQEITEEYNITTVINTHDMNSVMEIGQKIVFLKNGLLEWEGSNKEIFKTDNEAVTDFVYSSELFKRVRKMYLEDNVK from the coding sequence ATGATTGAAGTAAAAAACATCGTAAAAAAGTTTGGCGAACAAACTGTTTTAAAAGGCGTTTCTACTCGTTTTGAAGCTGGAATGACTAATCTTATCATTGGGCAAAGTGGTTCTGGGAAAACCGTTTTCTTAAAATCGTTACTAGGCTTACATACTCCTGATAGTGGTACTATTTCTTTTGATGGTAGAATATATTCTGAATTATCAAATGATGAAAAAAGAACCTTAAGAACTGAAATTGGAATGGTATTTCAAGGAAGTGCTTTATTTGACGGAATGACAGTAGAAGAAAACATTGGGTTTCCTTTAAAAATGTTCTCAAATAAATCAGCTAAAGAAATTAAAGAGCGTGTGGATTTTGTAATTGACAGAGTACACTTAGTAAATGCACATCACAAGCGCCCTTCAGAAATTTCAGGAGGAATGCAAAAACGTGTTGCCATTGCTCGTGCCATTGTAAATAATCCAAAATATCTTTTTTGTGATGAACCAAATTCAGGTTTAGACCCCAAAACAGCCATTGTAATTGATAATCTTATTCAGGAAATCACCGAAGAATACAACATTACAACAGTGATTAATACCCATGACATGAACTCAGTTATGGAAATTGGTCAAAAAATTGTATTCTTAAAAAATGGATTATTAGAATGGGAAGGTTCAAACAAAGAAATTTTCAAAACCGATAACGAAGCTGTCACCGATTTTGTTTATTCTTCTGAATTATTTAAAAGAGTTAGAAAAATGTATTTGGAAGATAATGTAAAATAG
- a CDS encoding GbsR/MarR family transcriptional regulator: MEFKEAKNKFVQTWGALGSQWGINKTMAQIHALLMVSHEPVSMEDIMEELQISRGNASMNLRALMDWGIVYKEYKAGERREFFTAEKDLDELAVKISRERSKREIKPALKVLKEVSSIKSDNTEAEKHFVDQTTKLYDFVLKADNVLDKITEYKDNWLAKLVVKIMK, from the coding sequence ATGGAATTCAAAGAAGCAAAAAATAAATTCGTACAAACCTGGGGAGCTTTAGGTTCTCAATGGGGTATTAACAAAACCATGGCACAAATTCATGCGTTGTTGATGGTTTCGCACGAACCTGTTTCTATGGAAGACATTATGGAAGAATTACAAATTTCGCGCGGGAATGCTTCGATGAATTTAAGAGCTTTAATGGATTGGGGCATCGTGTACAAAGAATACAAAGCGGGCGAAAGACGTGAATTTTTCACAGCCGAAAAAGATTTAGACGAATTAGCCGTAAAAATTTCTAGAGAACGCAGCAAACGTGAAATCAAACCTGCGTTGAAAGTTTTGAAAGAAGTTTCTTCTATAAAATCAGACAACACTGAAGCAGAAAAACATTTCGTAGATCAAACCACAAAGTTGTACGACTTCGTATTAAAAGCCGATAACGTTTTAGATAAAATCACCGAATATAAAGACAATTGGTTGGCAAAATTGGTTGTTAAAATCATGAAGTAA
- a CDS encoding mannose-1-phosphate guanylyltransferase, producing the protein MNKNYYAILMAGGVGSRFWPVSTTEFPKQFHDMLGTGETLIQKTFTRLSQIIPKENILILTNEDYNSIVLEQLPMVKQEQIILEPVMRNTAPCILYASLKIKKQNPNAVMVVAPSDHWIEDEVQFCSNLQHAFDFCERDENLMTLGIVPTFANTGYGYIEFDKLDSRPIKKVKQFREKPDYATARKFIQSRNFLWNAGIFVWSAKTVLNAYEEFQPVMFAHFMNGYETLNTDKEAAFIKDNYPLAQNISVDYAILEKAQNVYVLPATFDWNDLGTWGSLYDKLPKDEQENAIVNATVYLENATNNIIRTEGKKLVVIDGLTDYIIVDKDDVLLIYPKNKEQDIKQIVSKLK; encoded by the coding sequence ATGAACAAAAATTATTACGCAATATTGATGGCTGGTGGAGTTGGTTCTCGTTTTTGGCCTGTTAGTACAACTGAATTTCCTAAGCAATTTCATGATATGTTAGGAACTGGAGAAACGTTAATTCAAAAAACATTTACCAGGCTTTCTCAGATTATTCCTAAAGAAAATATCTTAATTCTTACCAATGAAGATTATAATAGTATTGTTTTAGAGCAATTGCCGATGGTAAAACAAGAGCAAATTATTTTAGAACCTGTAATGCGAAATACTGCGCCATGTATTTTGTATGCTTCTTTAAAGATTAAAAAACAAAATCCAAATGCTGTAATGGTGGTAGCGCCTTCTGACCACTGGATTGAAGATGAAGTGCAGTTTTGTTCTAATTTGCAACACGCTTTTGATTTCTGTGAGCGCGATGAAAATTTAATGACATTAGGAATCGTACCAACATTTGCGAACACGGGTTATGGTTATATTGAGTTTGATAAATTAGATTCACGCCCTATTAAAAAAGTAAAACAATTTCGTGAAAAACCTGATTATGCAACCGCAAGAAAGTTTATCCAAAGTCGAAATTTTTTATGGAATGCTGGAATTTTTGTGTGGAGTGCCAAAACCGTTTTAAATGCCTATGAAGAGTTTCAACCAGTTATGTTTGCTCATTTCATGAACGGTTATGAAACTTTAAATACAGATAAAGAAGCCGCTTTTATAAAAGATAATTATCCATTGGCTCAAAATATTTCGGTTGATTATGCTATTTTAGAAAAAGCGCAAAACGTTTATGTGTTGCCAGCAACTTTTGATTGGAACGATTTAGGAACTTGGGGATCCTTATATGATAAATTGCCTAAAGATGAACAAGAAAATGCTATTGTGAATGCAACTGTTTATCTAGAAAATGCAACCAATAACATCATAAGAACTGAAGGAAAAAAATTAGTCGTTATTGATGGTTTAACAGATTATATTATTGTTGATAAAGACGATGTTTTGCTGATATATCCAAAAAACAAAGAGCAAGATATTAAGCAAATTGTATCAAAATTGAAATAA
- a CDS encoding group III truncated hemoglobin, which produces MNDIETREDILLIMRKFYDKLLADDSINFFFTKVTAVDQHLEAHFEILATFWEQSLFLKGGYFNNMFSIHKEVHDKQAFTKEHFETWLTLFNSTIDEHFSGNYAKQMKTQALSMATIMQIKFP; this is translated from the coding sequence ATGAACGACATCGAAACCAGAGAAGATATTTTACTCATCATGCGAAAATTTTATGATAAACTTTTAGCTGATGACTCCATTAATTTTTTCTTCACGAAAGTAACAGCAGTTGACCAACATTTGGAAGCGCATTTTGAGATTTTAGCTACCTTTTGGGAGCAATCTTTGTTTTTAAAAGGAGGTTATTTCAATAATATGTTTTCCATTCATAAAGAAGTTCACGATAAACAGGCTTTTACAAAAGAACATTTTGAAACTTGGTTAACTCTTTTTAATTCGACAATTGATGAGCATTTCTCAGGCAACTATGCCAAGCAAATGAAAACACAAGCGTTAAGCATGGCAACAATTATGCAGATAAAATTTCCGTAA
- a CDS encoding methyltransferase, with protein sequence MYEKTYPSKRFNITLDFLKKHIKTSETIFDLGVPNPFSKIMEDNNYSVINTKGEDIDNNQSALKNESYDVFTAFEIFEHLLNPYTVLQNVKADKILISIPLRLWFSPAYRSKTDMWDRHYHEFEDWQLDWLLEKAGFKIVDRVKFTHPVKKLGFRPLLRWITPRYYLVYAEREKR encoded by the coding sequence ATGTACGAAAAAACATATCCAAGTAAACGATTCAATATCACTTTAGATTTTCTAAAAAAACACATCAAAACTTCTGAAACCATTTTTGATTTAGGTGTTCCTAATCCTTTTTCAAAAATTATGGAAGACAATAACTACTCCGTTATCAATACAAAAGGAGAAGATATTGACAATAATCAATCGGCACTTAAAAACGAGAGCTATGATGTTTTTACGGCATTTGAAATTTTCGAACATTTATTAAATCCGTATACTGTTTTACAAAACGTAAAAGCAGATAAAATTTTAATTTCGATTCCATTGCGTTTATGGTTTTCTCCAGCTTATAGAAGTAAAACAGATATGTGGGATAGACATTATCATGAATTTGAAGACTGGCAATTGGATTGGCTTCTTGAAAAAGCAGGTTTTAAAATTGTAGACCGAGTAAAATTCACACATCCAGTTAAAAAACTTGGTTTTAGACCTTTGTTAAGATGGATTACACCTAGGTATTATTTAGTTTACGCGGAAAGAGAAAAAAGATAA
- a CDS encoding M23 family metallopeptidase: MKLKFTQNIKFVIVLLLFPIFSNAEIKVKIYYELTSNGYEIFADNDEFCTVSVKINFTTTNLSIEGGNNKTYVIDSKRKKQHLTTLTEIKKGKAYKFSFQSNSNYGSVLDKEFDIDYVYDLPYKTHENYTVSQGYNGTFSHQNENSLDFLMPIGTEITAVRDGIVINLIDSNNKNCPTKDCMKFNNVILIYHSDNTFAEYAHLKLKGAKVKVGDKITKGQVIGLSGNVGWSTAAHLHLVIFKQGIEKRETLKTKFKTNEATIEFLNENKNYFRKY; this comes from the coding sequence ATGAAGCTAAAATTTACTCAAAATATTAAATTTGTAATAGTTCTCCTTTTATTCCCAATTTTTAGTAACGCTGAAATAAAAGTCAAAATTTATTATGAACTTACAAGTAACGGATATGAAATTTTTGCTGATAACGATGAGTTTTGTACAGTAAGTGTTAAAATAAACTTTACTACTACAAATCTTTCTATTGAAGGTGGAAATAACAAAACATACGTTATTGATTCAAAAAGAAAAAAGCAACATTTAACAACATTAACTGAAATCAAAAAAGGCAAAGCTTACAAATTTTCCTTTCAAAGTAATTCAAATTATGGTTCAGTACTAGATAAGGAATTTGACATTGATTATGTCTATGATTTACCATATAAAACACATGAAAATTATACTGTTAGTCAAGGTTACAACGGAACATTTTCACATCAAAATGAGAATTCCCTAGATTTCTTAATGCCAATTGGAACTGAAATAACAGCAGTAAGAGATGGGATAGTAATTAATTTAATTGATAGTAATAATAAAAACTGCCCTACAAAAGATTGCATGAAATTTAATAATGTAATTTTAATTTATCATTCTGACAATACTTTTGCTGAATATGCTCATTTAAAACTTAAAGGAGCAAAAGTAAAAGTTGGGGATAAAATTACAAAAGGACAGGTAATTGGACTTAGTGGAAATGTAGGATGGAGTACAGCAGCACATTTACACTTAGTGATTTTTAAACAAGGGATTGAAAAAAGAGAAACTTTAAAGACAAAATTCAAAACCAATGAAGCAACTATTGAATTTTTAAACGAAAATAAAAACTACTTTAGGAAATATTAA
- a CDS encoding ATP-binding protein, producing the protein MIFRDLAANLEAKLHKGKVIVLIGPRQVGKTTLINSILKDKEYLFLDGDDNTVTETLANANTEILKSIIGNHKYIFIDEVQRIPNIGLKLKIIVDQIKDVQVIVSGSSSLDINNVTQEPLTGRKFEFHMFPVSWKEFESSVGYMKAQQQFEIRLLYGMYPDVINNLGAEHEILKNLVSSYLYKDILALAGIRKSEVLEKILRALAMQVGSEVSYNEIAQLVGVDKNTVNNYIDLLEKSFVIFRLTSFSKNIRNEIKANKKIYFYDNGVLNMLIGNFNALEFRQDKGALWENFLVSERMKQLSYTQSIAKPYFWRTTTQQEIDYIEINSDKVSAFEFKWATTKKAKLPKSFSDAYNPSFLVVNKDNFREFLK; encoded by the coding sequence ATGATTTTTAGAGATTTAGCAGCTAATTTGGAGGCAAAATTACACAAAGGAAAAGTTATTGTGTTAATTGGTCCAAGACAAGTAGGAAAAACAACTTTAATTAATTCCATTTTAAAAGATAAAGAGTATTTGTTTTTGGATGGGGATGATAATACTGTAACCGAAACTTTAGCTAATGCTAATACAGAAATTTTGAAAAGTATTATTGGTAATCATAAATATATTTTTATTGATGAGGTGCAACGCATTCCTAATATTGGACTGAAGTTGAAAATTATAGTAGATCAAATAAAAGATGTGCAAGTTATTGTGAGCGGATCTTCTTCTTTAGATATTAATAATGTTACGCAGGAGCCATTAACAGGTAGAAAATTTGAGTTTCATATGTTTCCCGTTTCATGGAAGGAATTTGAAAGTAGTGTGGGTTACATGAAGGCACAACAACAATTTGAGATTCGATTATTGTACGGAATGTATCCCGATGTTATCAATAATTTGGGTGCTGAACACGAAATCTTGAAAAACTTGGTTTCGAGTTATTTGTACAAAGATATTTTGGCTTTGGCAGGTATTAGAAAGTCAGAAGTTTTAGAGAAAATTTTACGCGCTCTTGCTATGCAAGTAGGAAGTGAAGTAAGCTATAACGAAATTGCTCAGTTGGTTGGAGTAGATAAAAACACAGTAAATAATTACATTGATCTGTTGGAAAAAAGCTTTGTGATTTTCCGTTTGACAAGTTTTTCAAAGAATATTCGAAACGAAATAAAAGCAAATAAAAAAATATACTTTTATGATAATGGTGTGCTGAATATGCTAATTGGTAATTTCAATGCTTTAGAATTCAGACAAGATAAAGGTGCATTGTGGGAAAATTTTTTAGTTTCTGAACGAATGAAACAATTGTCTTATACACAAAGTATAGCGAAGCCTTATTTTTGGCGAACCACAACGCAACAAGAAATTGATTATATCGAAATCAATTCGGATAAAGTAAGTGCTTTTGAATTCAAATGGGCAACTACTAAAAAAGCGAAATTACCAAAATCTTTTTCGGATGCGTATAACCCAAGTTTTTTGGTGGTGAATAAGGATAATTTTAGAGAGTTTTTGAAGTGA
- the gcvP gene encoding aminomethyl-transferring glycine dehydrogenase — protein sequence MRTDAFALRHLGPRNSDLNHMFKTVGVESLDQLIFETIPDDIRLKNDLNLDAPMTEYEYLTHIQELGKKNKAFKSYIGLGYHPAIVPAVIQRNIFENPGWYTAYTPYQAEIAQGRLEAILNFQTTVIELTGMEIANASLLDEGTAAAEAMALLFDVRTRDQKKNNVKKFFVSEEILPQTLSVLQTRSTPLNIELVVGNHETFDFSTEFFGAILQYPGKYGQVYDYAGFIAKAAENEIKVAVAADILSLAKLTSPGEMGAAVVVGTTQRFGIPMGYGGPHAGYFATKEEFKRSMPGRIIGVSIDVNGNRALRMALGTREQHIKREKATSNICTAQVLLAVMAGMYAVYHGPKGLQYIADKVHASAVTTADALNKLGVYQTNSAFFDTILVKFDANKVKAIAEKHEVNFFYPDAETISISFNETTSVNDINQIIAIFAEATGKDTFTISQLANEVMVPENLVRKSTFLQYDVFNNHHSESQLMRYIKKLERKDLSLNHSMISLGSCTMKLNAAAEMLPLSMANWNSIHPFAPVEQAEGYQIMLKKLEQQLNVVTGFQGTTLQPNSGAQGEYAGLMAIRAYHLSRGDYHRNVCLIPASAHGTNPASAAMAGMEIIVTKTMENGNIDVEDLRAKAILHKDNLSALMVTYPSTHGVFESAIIEITKIIHDNGGLVYMDGANMNAQVGLTNPATIGADVCHLNLHKTFAIPHGGGGPGVGPICVNEKLVPFLPTNPIIPTGGSQAITAISSAPYGSALVCLISYGYITMLGAEGLTNATKYAILNANYMKARLDEHYPVLYSGEMGRAAHEMILDCRAFEEKGIKVTDIAKRLMDYGFHAPTVSFPVAGTLMIEPTESEDLAELDRFCDAMISIRKEIEASTKEDANNILRNAPHTLAMVTANDWVFPYTREQAAYALDYIAENKFWPTVRRIDEAYGDRNLVCSCAPIEAYM from the coding sequence ATGAGAACAGATGCATTCGCTTTGAGACATTTAGGCCCACGTAATAGTGACTTAAATCACATGTTTAAAACGGTTGGTGTAGAATCTTTAGACCAATTAATTTTTGAAACCATTCCAGATGATATTCGTTTAAAAAACGACTTAAATTTAGACGCTCCTATGACTGAGTATGAGTATTTAACTCACATTCAAGAATTAGGAAAGAAAAACAAAGCATTCAAATCATATATTGGTTTAGGATATCACCCAGCGATCGTTCCAGCAGTTATTCAAAGAAATATTTTTGAAAACCCAGGATGGTACACCGCTTACACACCTTATCAAGCTGAAATTGCACAAGGTCGTTTAGAAGCGATTTTGAATTTCCAAACTACGGTTATCGAATTAACAGGAATGGAAATCGCAAATGCGTCTTTACTTGACGAAGGAACAGCTGCTGCAGAAGCAATGGCATTACTTTTTGATGTAAGAACACGCGATCAAAAGAAAAATAACGTGAAGAAGTTCTTCGTTTCGGAAGAAATTTTACCACAAACCTTATCCGTTTTACAAACACGTTCTACTCCATTAAATATTGAATTAGTAGTTGGAAATCACGAAACTTTCGATTTCTCAACAGAATTCTTTGGTGCAATTTTACAATATCCTGGAAAATACGGTCAAGTTTATGACTATGCAGGATTCATTGCAAAAGCAGCAGAAAACGAAATCAAAGTAGCGGTTGCTGCTGATATTTTATCGTTAGCGAAATTAACTTCTCCAGGTGAAATGGGAGCTGCTGTAGTTGTAGGAACTACACAACGTTTTGGTATTCCAATGGGTTACGGTGGTCCACACGCTGGATATTTCGCAACGAAAGAAGAATTCAAACGTTCGATGCCAGGAAGAATCATTGGTGTTTCTATCGATGTAAACGGAAACCGTGCATTACGTATGGCTTTAGGAACTCGTGAGCAACACATCAAACGCGAAAAAGCAACTTCAAACATTTGTACAGCGCAAGTTTTACTAGCGGTTATGGCTGGAATGTACGCTGTATATCACGGACCAAAAGGCTTACAATATATTGCTGATAAAGTACACGCTTCTGCGGTTACCACTGCTGATGCTTTAAATAAATTAGGTGTTTACCAAACGAATTCAGCTTTCTTCGATACGATTTTAGTTAAATTTGATGCGAATAAAGTAAAAGCAATTGCTGAAAAACACGAAGTAAATTTCTTCTATCCAGATGCTGAAACGATTTCGATTTCTTTTAACGAAACAACTTCGGTAAACGACATCAATCAAATCATTGCCATTTTTGCTGAAGCAACTGGAAAAGATACATTTACAATTAGTCAATTAGCCAATGAAGTAATGGTTCCTGAAAACTTAGTGAGAAAATCAACTTTCTTACAATATGATGTTTTCAACAATCATCATTCAGAATCACAGTTGATGCGTTATATCAAAAAATTAGAGCGTAAAGATTTATCGTTAAATCACTCAATGATTTCATTAGGTTCTTGTACTATGAAATTAAATGCTGCTGCTGAAATGTTGCCTTTATCGATGGCAAATTGGAACAGCATTCACCCTTTTGCTCCTGTTGAACAAGCAGAAGGTTACCAAATCATGTTGAAAAAATTAGAGCAACAATTGAATGTTGTAACTGGTTTCCAAGGAACAACGTTACAACCAAATTCGGGTGCTCAAGGTGAATACGCTGGTTTAATGGCTATTCGTGCTTACCATTTATCAAGAGGCGACTACCACAGAAATGTGTGTTTAATTCCAGCTTCTGCTCACGGAACCAATCCAGCTTCTGCTGCTATGGCAGGAATGGAAATCATCGTAACAAAAACCATGGAGAATGGAAATATCGATGTAGAAGATTTAAGAGCAAAAGCAATCTTACACAAAGACAACTTATCAGCTTTGATGGTTACTTATCCATCAACGCACGGAGTTTTTGAAAGTGCTATTATAGAAATTACCAAAATCATTCACGATAATGGTGGATTAGTTTATATGGATGGTGCAAATATGAATGCACAAGTTGGATTAACCAATCCTGCAACTATTGGTGCTGATGTTTGTCACTTAAACTTACACAAAACATTCGCTATTCCTCATGGTGGTGGTGGACCAGGCGTTGGACCAATTTGTGTAAACGAAAAATTAGTTCCATTCTTACCAACCAATCCAATTATTCCAACAGGTGGAAGTCAAGCTATCACAGCTATTTCTTCTGCACCTTATGGATCGGCTTTGGTTTGTTTAATTTCTTACGGTTACATCACTATGTTAGGCGCTGAAGGGTTGACAAATGCTACTAAATATGCTATCTTAAATGCAAATTACATGAAAGCGCGTTTAGACGAACATTATCCAGTTTTATATTCTGGAGAAATGGGAAGAGCGGCTCACGAAATGATTTTAGATTGTAGAGCTTTCGAAGAAAAAGGAATCAAAGTAACAGATATCGCAAAACGTTTAATGGATTATGGTTTCCATGCGCCAACCGTTTCTTTCCCAGTAGCTGGAACGTTAATGATTGAACCTACAGAATCTGAAGATTTAGCAGAATTAGATCGTTTTTGTGATGCGATGATTTCTATTCGTAAAGAAATTGAAGCTTCAACAAAAGAAGATGCTAATAACATTTTAAGAAATGCGCCTCATACTTTAGCAATGGTTACAGCTAACGATTGGGTTTTCCCATACACAAGAGAACAAGCTGCTTATGCTTTAGATTATATTGCGGAGAATAAATTTTGGCCAACAGTTCGTCGTATTGATGAAGCATATGGAGATAGAAATTTAGTATGTTCTTGTGCACCAATTGAAGCGTACATGTAA